A genomic region of Chryseobacterium sp. KACC 21268 contains the following coding sequences:
- a CDS encoding chorismate-binding protein yields MLVFRLPDSEVFHTLENSSEKQVSFVSFDSKTVLDFKGSIKEISKEDIENCNVAPKNKSSLIEIGKETCDSYAIKINQAKDFIEKNELKKLVLSRRKLLMYLDIDSQKKLSLTKSFLKFCDNYPSAFCYLFEKNNEIWMGGFSEVLGKFDKKTNSFETMSLAGTLPLDESWTDKEIEEQKAVTEYIQSILRKFSSNLKVSSTKDLISGNIKHLKTDFSAEISPESLDKIISELHPTPAVCGFPKELCAQGIKSIEHFNREFYAGYIKVETEDFVYYFVNLRCASFFKNYAFLFVGGGITLKSDAQKEWEETELKSLAIQNNLVFE; encoded by the coding sequence ATGCTCGTTTTCAGATTGCCCGACTCAGAGGTTTTTCACACGCTAGAAAACTCATCAGAAAAACAGGTTTCATTCGTCAGTTTTGATTCTAAAACCGTTTTGGATTTCAAAGGCTCCATCAAGGAAATTTCAAAAGAAGACATAGAAAACTGCAATGTTGCTCCGAAAAACAAGAGTTCATTAATAGAAATCGGGAAAGAAACTTGCGATTCCTATGCAATCAAAATTAACCAAGCCAAAGATTTCATCGAGAAAAACGAGCTTAAAAAGTTGGTACTTTCCAGAAGGAAACTTTTGATGTATCTCGACATTGATTCTCAGAAAAAATTATCATTAACGAAAAGTTTCCTCAAATTCTGCGACAACTACCCTTCTGCATTCTGTTATCTTTTCGAAAAAAACAATGAGATTTGGATGGGTGGATTTTCTGAAGTCTTGGGAAAATTTGACAAGAAAACAAACTCATTTGAAACGATGAGCCTCGCAGGAACTTTGCCGTTGGATGAAAGTTGGACAGACAAAGAAATCGAGGAACAGAAAGCAGTTACGGAATACATTCAATCTATTTTGAGGAAATTCTCTTCCAATCTGAAAGTTTCATCGACTAAAGATTTGATTTCAGGGAACATAAAACATCTCAAAACTGATTTTTCTGCAGAAATAAGTCCGGAAAGTTTGGATAAGATCATTTCGGAATTGCATCCAACACCCGCAGTTTGTGGCTTTCCTAAAGAACTTTGCGCGCAAGGAATCAAAAGTATCGAGCATTTCAACAGAGAATTTTACGCTGGTTACATCAAGGTTGAGACTGAGGATTTTGTTTATTATTTTGTGAATCTACGATGTGCAAGCTTCTTTAAAAATTACGCATTTCTCTTTGTTGGTGGTGGCATTACATTGAAAAGCGACGCCCAAAAAGAATGGGAAGAAACGGAACTGAAATCTTTGGCAATCCAGAATAATTTGGTTTTTGAATAA
- a CDS encoding hotdog fold thioesterase gives MDEAKKIEVLDRLNKASKNTLGETLDIVYTDVSDDFLTATMPVTSKVHQPYGIMHGGASCVLAETLGSCLSLINLDLSKSVPVGTNINSNHLRAIREGVVTGTATFIRKGNTMHVSQIEIRDEKGNLINHTTMTNNIVPVGKV, from the coding sequence ATGGACGAAGCAAAAAAAATAGAAGTACTTGACCGGTTGAACAAAGCCAGTAAAAACACTTTGGGCGAAACGCTTGACATTGTATACACCGATGTTTCCGATGATTTCTTGACCGCGACGATGCCGGTGACATCAAAAGTTCATCAGCCTTACGGCATTATGCACGGTGGCGCGAGTTGCGTTTTGGCGGAGACTTTGGGATCTTGTTTGTCATTAATTAATCTTGACCTTTCCAAATCGGTTCCGGTTGGCACAAATATCAACAGCAATCATTTGCGAGCAATTAGAGAAGGAGTCGTGACTGGAACGGCGACTTTCATCCGAAAAGGAAACACGATGCACGTTTCCCAAATCGAGATTCGAGACGAAAAAGGAAATCTCATCAATCACACGACAATGACGAACAACATCGTCCCAGTCGGAAAAGTTTAA
- a CDS encoding 1-acyl-sn-glycerol-3-phosphate acyltransferase, which produces MKKFLGKAILKLVGWKIALQGDVNNLDRCILVVAPHTDNSEYILGNLAYWALGKKLKIIIKDAHTKAFYGSIVKGLGGIGIDRSQKNDLVKFVADEFKKDDFSLVITPEGTRSWVPKWRKGFYNMALAAKVPIVLAGGDYKRKTVNLGYIIPYEKLETHTFEQIMQEIQDFYLKYDITPKHPKNWNPQIY; this is translated from the coding sequence ATGAAAAAATTCTTAGGAAAAGCCATCCTCAAGTTGGTAGGCTGGAAAATCGCTCTCCAAGGCGATGTCAACAATCTCGACAGATGCATCCTCGTAGTTGCGCCACACACCGACAACAGCGAGTACATTCTCGGAAACCTTGCTTACTGGGCATTGGGTAAAAAACTAAAGATTATCATCAAGGATGCGCATACCAAAGCTTTCTACGGCAGCATCGTGAAAGGCCTTGGCGGAATAGGGATTGACCGTTCTCAGAAGAATGACCTCGTGAAATTCGTAGCAGACGAATTCAAGAAAGATGATTTCAGTTTGGTGATCACGCCGGAAGGCACAAGAAGTTGGGTCCCAAAGTGGAGAAAAGGCTTTTACAATATGGCTTTGGCAGCAAAGGTTCCTATCGTTTTAGCTGGTGGTGATTACAAAAGAAAAACCGTCAATCTAGGCTACATCATTCCGTACGAGAAATTGGAAACGCATACTTTTGAACAGATCATGCAGGAAATTCAGGATTTCTATTTGAAATATGACATTACGCCAAAACATCCTAAGAACTGGAATCCGCAGATCTACTAG
- a CDS encoding GLPGLI family protein encodes MKIYTLFLLVMFTTLSKAQTHRFIYEYQFKLNSESTEYRKTNMALDINPTDVKFYDYESVLNDSINKKGGRNYNWTGAPVITRKKNSYQNTNYEMMMDYFSYQTTDKMDWKLENETKTSGQYTLQKATTNFGGREWTAWFAKDINISEGPYKFRGLPGLIFEMNDSKDNFIFKLIKSQKIEKTYDTSDFLEAFAGKKPLNVKIEDMHKQMLKFYNDPMKDLREKFDDVPPGTFQVGGKKITSKDQFKEMAKVMQEHILKSYNPLDLTNAVTYPEMN; translated from the coding sequence ATGAAAATCTATACTTTGTTTCTTTTGGTAATGTTCACGACGCTATCAAAAGCTCAAACGCACCGATTCATCTACGAATATCAATTCAAGCTAAATTCAGAATCCACAGAATACAGAAAGACCAATATGGCTTTGGACATCAATCCAACTGATGTCAAGTTCTACGATTACGAAAGCGTTCTGAATGATTCCATTAATAAAAAAGGAGGTCGCAATTACAATTGGACCGGCGCACCTGTCATCACCAGGAAGAAAAACTCTTATCAGAATACGAACTACGAAATGATGATGGACTATTTTTCCTACCAAACCACCGACAAAATGGATTGGAAACTGGAAAATGAGACCAAGACTTCTGGACAGTACACTTTGCAAAAAGCAACGACCAATTTCGGAGGTAGAGAATGGACCGCTTGGTTTGCCAAAGATATCAACATCTCAGAAGGACCTTACAAATTCCGAGGTTTGCCAGGTTTGATCTTTGAAATGAATGACAGTAAGGATAACTTTATATTTAAATTGATCAAAAGTCAGAAAATAGAAAAGACCTACGACACCTCAGATTTCTTAGAAGCTTTCGCAGGCAAGAAACCTCTGAATGTCAAGATCGAAGATATGCACAAGCAAATGCTGAAGTTCTACAACGATCCGATGAAAGATCTAAGAGAGAAGTTCGATGATGTACCACCAGGAACTTTCCAAGTGGGCGGGAAGAAAATCACGAGCAAAGACCAATTCAAAGAAATGGCAAAGGTAATGCAGGAGCACATTTTGAAGAGCTACAATCCTTTGGATCTTACAAACGCCGTAACCTATCCGGAGATGAATTAA
- a CDS encoding PspC domain-containing protein, whose amino-acid sequence MNKTLSIALAGFSFTIDELAYIKLSDYLNALRNSLDAAEADEVMNDIEIRMVEIFKETLGKREVINDSDVERVIAQIGTPEQIDEQEEAYFSEGKQKQSKTSGTFSYSSNSQKQLFRDPEKQKIAGVCAGLAAYFGMEISWMRLIWIGAFLFLWVAPGSSFLVVILYFILWAVLPKAESASDFLKMKGKPLNFDNLKEESGKIVQFANETTTRAGEIYTENKPKIGSAGDTILKILKYCLAVWLALMAAGCFIGLFAMTFAYGSGKFGIDNNLGFYLEENNMGYLILAIAALPTIIFGVAFLLLSIKLFSPKTKFNYVGPVLGTLGIIWLVLVGVLAANASRFNFAYSGENEDYENISISAPNAIDTIYIDSKKVDIPENFKTYFNNIYSDKSKIYKKDYPHVEITRKDDIKTPYLIVKREADGYNQPLKMRVPVEIVGNRIILPNYFEYPYEYRFRNYRLDYELVVPRNTKVINEKEYQVNVSDDNDDDDNDSDNHNNSGITVEKNKININGTTIEYNSDENDSVKINGKYYSKDSADVVLERLKIDEKVKKSIEDLNINIKDGKKEINIKTK is encoded by the coding sequence ATGAACAAGACATTATCTATAGCACTCGCTGGTTTTTCCTTTACGATAGACGAGCTGGCTTACATAAAATTAAGCGATTATCTGAATGCTCTTAGAAATTCTCTAGACGCCGCTGAAGCAGATGAAGTGATGAACGACATCGAGATCAGAATGGTGGAGATCTTCAAAGAAACACTTGGAAAGAGAGAGGTGATCAATGATTCTGATGTTGAGAGAGTGATTGCTCAAATCGGAACGCCTGAACAAATTGACGAACAAGAAGAAGCTTACTTCTCTGAAGGGAAACAGAAACAATCTAAAACTTCTGGAACATTCTCTTACAGCAGCAATTCTCAAAAGCAATTGTTCCGTGATCCCGAGAAACAAAAGATAGCAGGTGTTTGTGCAGGTTTGGCAGCTTATTTCGGAATGGAGATCAGCTGGATGAGACTGATCTGGATCGGTGCATTTCTTTTCCTTTGGGTAGCGCCAGGATCTTCATTCCTAGTGGTGATCTTGTACTTTATCCTTTGGGCCGTTTTGCCAAAAGCAGAATCAGCTTCAGATTTTTTGAAAATGAAAGGGAAACCTTTGAACTTTGATAATCTAAAGGAAGAATCTGGAAAAATCGTTCAGTTTGCTAATGAAACTACGACCAGAGCAGGCGAGATCTACACAGAGAACAAACCTAAAATTGGTTCAGCTGGTGACACGATCCTGAAAATCCTTAAATATTGTCTTGCCGTTTGGTTGGCATTGATGGCTGCAGGCTGCTTCATCGGACTTTTTGCAATGACTTTTGCTTATGGATCTGGAAAATTCGGGATAGACAACAACCTTGGATTCTATCTTGAGGAAAACAATATGGGCTATCTGATCTTAGCGATTGCGGCTTTGCCAACGATTATCTTCGGTGTTGCGTTCTTATTATTATCGATCAAATTATTCTCTCCGAAGACGAAATTCAACTATGTAGGACCTGTTTTGGGAACATTAGGGATTATCTGGTTGGTTTTGGTTGGCGTGCTAGCGGCGAATGCTTCAAGATTCAACTTTGCCTATAGTGGAGAAAATGAAGATTATGAAAACATCTCGATTAGCGCTCCAAATGCAATTGACACAATCTACATTGATAGCAAAAAGGTGGACATTCCTGAGAACTTCAAAACGTACTTCAATAATATCTATTCTGACAAATCAAAGATCTACAAAAAGGATTATCCTCACGTAGAAATCACGAGAAAAGATGACATCAAAACGCCATATCTGATCGTAAAAAGAGAAGCTGATGGTTACAACCAGCCTCTGAAAATGAGAGTACCTGTAGAGATTGTAGGGAACAGAATCATCCTTCCAAACTACTTCGAGTATCCTTACGAATACCGTTTCAGAAATTACAGATTGGATTATGAACTTGTAGTTCCTAGAAATACGAAAGTCATTAATGAAAAAGAATATCAGGTCAATGTCAGCGATGATAACGACGATGATGACAACGATTCTGACAATCATAACAACAGCGGAATCACCGTTGAGAAAAACAAGATCAATATCAATGGAACTACAATTGAGTACAATTCTGATGAGAATGACAGTGTGAAGATCAATGGAAAATATTACTCCAAAGATTCTGCAGACGTGGTTTTGGAAAGACTGAAAATTGATGAGAAAGTTAAGAAATCGATTGAAGACCTTAACATCAACATCAAAGACGGAAAGAAAGAGATCAACATCAAAACTAAATAA
- a CDS encoding PadR family transcriptional regulator, with product MNTENTKAQMRKGILEFCILSLIQQREMYVSDLIESLKKGRLDVVEGTLYPLLTRLKNGEFLAYRWEESTSGPPRKYYQITEKGSLFLAELQTTWQELTDSVNQIISNSQN from the coding sequence ATGAATACCGAGAACACAAAGGCGCAGATGCGCAAAGGAATTCTGGAATTCTGTATTTTGAGTCTTATTCAACAACGTGAAATGTACGTTTCCGACCTGATAGAATCTCTCAAAAAAGGAAGACTGGATGTAGTGGAAGGAACGCTTTATCCGCTCCTTACAAGACTGAAAAATGGCGAATTCCTCGCTTACAGATGGGAAGAATCCACAAGCGGACCGCCAAGAAAGTACTACCAGATCACGGAAAAAGGAAGCCTCTTCCTCGCTGAACTGCAAACCACTTGGCAAGAACTGACAGATTCTGTCAACCAAATTATCTCAAACTCTCAAAACTAA
- the thrA gene encoding bifunctional aspartate kinase/homoserine dehydrogenase I, giving the protein MKVLKFGGTSVGSLEALKNVKSIVEKEFNENEPLIVVCSAFSGITNSLLLSAEEALLQNDFSEILKVAEEKHYQIISGLLPRTSQNPLLMMVKVSFNEIEDILFSVKNLGELSGRIKDRLLAYGEQMSSKIIATYLQSENFPANYKDARELIVTDSNFGNASVDFIKTNENLKNWNLENQIYVVTGFISQDKNQDTTTLGRGGSDYTSAILGSGLKAKEIQIWTDVDGFMTADPRLVKNAFSQPELSYQEAMEMSYFGAKVIYPPTMIPAIESQIPIYIKNTFNPENPGTLIQQKSEVSKGLIKGIVSIEKTCLVNITGNGMIGMKGFSGRLFNALAKYDVNVILITQASSEHSISFVVNFNDEKKAEKAIREEFEFEINANKIDEPQFDNELSILSVVGENMKKTRGISGKFFSALGKNGINIIAIAQGSSELNISAVIERNELSKALNVVHDSLLLSPVKTFNVMFAGTGNIGKELFKQLKREEENLKKNHQIKINVIGVTNSRQMIISEKESLNFDLNEILDKNLEKANLEYFINSISSKNLPNLVFIDNTSSEDVVSHYPQFFENNISIVTCNKKGNSSAYEQYSKFKRLAKKNNVSFLYETNVGAGLPIIKTLNDLWISGDEILKIEAILSGTISYIFNNYVGDKTFAEVVRTAQELGYTEPDPRDDLNGMDFSRKMLILGREIGLPLEMSDVNIKDFLPEACLKADSIPSFYEELEKNEPYFSSFKNEAENSGQKLRLIGILEDGKINIEVKMVDAHHAFYGLSGSDNIISFTTSRYKNTPLVVKGPGAGAEVTAAGVFADLVRVTAQ; this is encoded by the coding sequence ATGAAAGTATTAAAATTTGGAGGAACTTCAGTCGGAAGTTTGGAAGCATTGAAGAATGTAAAATCAATCGTTGAAAAAGAATTCAATGAAAATGAACCTTTGATTGTGGTTTGTTCCGCATTTTCAGGAATTACAAACTCACTTTTGTTGTCCGCGGAAGAGGCATTGCTACAAAATGATTTCTCAGAGATATTGAAAGTCGCAGAAGAAAAACATTATCAAATCATCTCAGGATTGTTACCAAGAACTTCTCAAAATCCTTTGTTGATGATGGTAAAAGTGAGTTTCAATGAGATTGAAGATATTCTTTTCAGCGTTAAAAACTTGGGCGAATTATCAGGCAGAATCAAAGACAGATTGTTGGCTTACGGCGAACAAATGTCCAGTAAAATCATTGCAACTTATCTTCAATCAGAAAATTTCCCTGCGAATTACAAAGACGCGAGAGAATTGATTGTCACGGATTCAAACTTCGGAAATGCATCAGTAGATTTCATCAAAACCAATGAAAATCTTAAGAATTGGAATCTTGAAAATCAAATTTATGTAGTAACAGGTTTCATTTCGCAAGATAAAAATCAAGATACAACAACACTTGGAAGAGGCGGTTCGGATTATACTTCAGCAATTTTAGGCTCAGGTTTGAAAGCTAAAGAAATCCAGATTTGGACAGACGTCGACGGCTTTATGACAGCTGACCCAAGATTGGTAAAGAATGCGTTTTCTCAACCCGAACTTAGTTATCAGGAAGCGATGGAAATGTCTTATTTCGGCGCAAAAGTCATCTATCCACCTACGATGATTCCAGCCATCGAAAGCCAAATTCCGATTTACATCAAGAATACTTTCAACCCAGAAAATCCAGGAACTTTGATTCAACAGAAATCCGAAGTTTCAAAAGGGCTAATCAAAGGAATTGTCTCCATTGAGAAAACTTGTCTCGTCAATATCACCGGAAACGGAATGATAGGGATGAAAGGTTTCAGCGGAAGATTGTTTAATGCGTTGGCGAAATATGACGTCAATGTCATCTTGATTACGCAGGCGAGTTCGGAACACAGCATTTCGTTTGTCGTTAATTTTAATGATGAGAAAAAAGCCGAAAAGGCCATCCGAGAAGAATTTGAATTTGAAATCAATGCCAACAAAATCGATGAACCGCAATTCGATAATGAGCTAAGTATTCTTTCCGTAGTCGGCGAGAATATGAAAAAAACGAGAGGAATTAGCGGAAAATTTTTCAGTGCTTTGGGCAAAAATGGAATCAATATTATCGCCATTGCACAAGGTTCATCGGAGCTCAATATTTCAGCTGTCATTGAAAGAAATGAACTTTCAAAAGCTCTGAATGTTGTCCACGATTCGCTCTTGCTTTCGCCAGTGAAAACCTTCAATGTGATGTTCGCTGGAACTGGAAATATCGGTAAAGAACTCTTCAAACAACTGAAAAGAGAGGAAGAAAATCTAAAGAAAAATCACCAAATAAAAATCAATGTTATAGGCGTAACAAACAGCCGACAAATGATTATTTCAGAAAAAGAAAGCTTGAATTTTGATTTAAATGAAATTTTAGATAAAAATTTAGAAAAAGCTAATTTAGAATATTTTATAAATTCTATTTCAAGTAAAAATTTACCTAATTTAGTTTTCATAGATAATACTTCCAGCGAAGATGTGGTGAGCCATTATCCTCAATTTTTTGAGAATAATATTTCAATTGTAACTTGCAACAAAAAAGGAAATTCTTCGGCTTACGAACAGTACAGTAAATTCAAAAGATTGGCGAAAAAGAACAACGTCAGTTTCCTATATGAAACAAATGTTGGAGCCGGACTTCCAATCATCAAAACGCTAAACGACCTCTGGATTTCTGGAGACGAAATTCTGAAAATAGAAGCCATTTTATCAGGAACCATTTCTTACATTTTTAATAATTATGTTGGCGACAAAACTTTCGCTGAAGTTGTAAGAACAGCGCAAGAATTAGGTTACACAGAACCCGACCCAAGAGATGATTTGAACGGAATGGATTTCTCCAGAAAGATGCTGATTCTTGGAAGAGAAATTGGCTTACCTTTGGAAATGTCCGATGTCAATATCAAAGATTTTCTTCCGGAAGCTTGCCTCAAAGCAGATTCGATTCCGAGTTTTTATGAAGAGTTGGAAAAGAACGAACCTTACTTTTCCTCATTCAAAAATGAAGCAGAAAATTCTGGTCAAAAACTCAGACTAATCGGAATTCTGGAAGACGGAAAAATCAACATCGAAGTCAAAATGGTTGATGCACATCACGCTTTCTACGGACTTTCAGGAAGTGATAATATCATTTCATTCACCACTTCAAGGTACAAAAACACGCCTTTGGTTGTCAAAGGTCCAGGTGCTGGCGCAGAAGTTACGGCTGCAGGTGTTTTCGCAGATTTGGTAAGAGTTACGGCTCAATAA
- a CDS encoding homoserine kinase has translation MDFIKVFAPATVANVVCGYDILGFAIDKPGDEIILTKTDSNKITITKIEGDGGKLPKDPEKNVVSHVIRLFLEKINSTQGIDIELYKKMPLNSGMGSSAASSVAALVAINELMGKPFSRQELLPLAMEGERIACGNAHADNVAPALLGGMVLVRSYEPLDALKLPYPKGLSVVSVHPHVDVPTGEARKIIKERISLKSAVQQWGNIAGLVAGFCTNDLGLVSRSLEDVIIEPVRAMLIPYFYEMKQLALDNGAIGFGISGSGPSVFALCEKKEIAEVISHKIKELLTQKNIESESFVTKINDEGARVIN, from the coding sequence ATGGATTTTATAAAAGTTTTCGCTCCAGCAACAGTCGCCAACGTCGTTTGTGGCTACGATATTCTCGGTTTCGCCATCGATAAGCCAGGCGACGAAATCATCCTGACAAAAACCGATTCCAATAAAATCACCATCACAAAAATCGAAGGCGACGGCGGAAAACTTCCCAAAGACCCAGAAAAAAATGTAGTTTCCCACGTCATTCGATTGTTTTTGGAAAAGATAAATTCGACCCAAGGAATCGATATCGAGCTGTACAAAAAAATGCCACTCAACAGCGGAATGGGTTCCAGCGCAGCGAGTAGCGTTGCGGCTTTGGTCGCCATTAATGAATTGATGGGAAAGCCTTTTTCTCGTCAAGAATTGTTGCCACTCGCGATGGAAGGCGAACGAATAGCCTGCGGAAATGCACACGCAGACAACGTTGCGCCGGCACTTTTGGGCGGAATGGTTTTGGTCAGAAGTTACGAACCGTTGGATGCGCTCAAGTTGCCTTATCCAAAGGGTTTGTCGGTGGTTTCCGTTCATCCGCACGTAGACGTTCCGACAGGCGAAGCGAGAAAAATCATCAAGGAAAGAATCAGCCTGAAATCTGCCGTTCAGCAATGGGGAAATATCGCAGGGTTGGTCGCCGGATTTTGCACCAACGACCTTGGTTTGGTCAGCCGAAGTCTCGAGGACGTCATCATAGAGCCAGTTCGCGCGATGTTGATTCCGTATTTTTATGAGATGAAACAACTCGCTCTGGACAATGGCGCGATTGGTTTTGGGATTTCCGGTTCCGGTCCGTCGGTTTTCGCTTTGTGCGAAAAGAAAGAAATTGCAGAAGTTATTTCACATAAAATCAAGGAATTGCTTACTCAAAAAAATATAGAAAGCGAATCATTCGTCACAAAAATCAACGACGAAGGCGCGCGAGTAATAAATTAG